Below is a window of Mucilaginibacter sp. PAMC 26640 DNA.
CGCGCTATCAATACCGGGTATAGTTGTAATGTGTTTTGGGGATGCCTGTTGTTTAACCAGTGTGGAGAGCACATTACCGGGGCCAGCTTCCAGCATCACCCGTGTCTCATCTTCCGCAAGCAGGTTGGCAACATCGGCAAACCTTACGGTGCGGCGCACGTGCGTAGCCCAATAACTTGGGTCAAGAGCTTCCGCTTCGCTTAACCACTTGCCGGTGATCGTTGATATGATAGCCTTTACGGGCGGATTTAGCTTTACGGTTTTTACGACGGCTTCAAATGGTGCCACAATGCTATCCATCATGGCCGAGTGAAAGGCATGGCTGGTCTCCAGCAGGCGGGTAGCTACGTTTTGTCCTTTCAATACTTCGGCAAATTTGGCAACCTCTGCTGTTGGCCCGGCAACTACCGTTGCATTTTTTGTATTAAGCACCGCAATAGATAAACCTTCGGGCAGCATGGCCTTAACAGCTGCCTCCGGCATCCGTACGGATAACATATCACCTCCTTCAGCTTCGCTTACCAATTTGGCGCGGGTGGCAACCAGTTTAACCGCGTCGGCAAGCGAAAAGATTCCCGCGAAATGTGCAGCGACAAATTCGCCTATGCTATGCCCGGTTAATATAGCCGGTACAATGCCCCAGCTCATCCATAATTTAGCCATGGCGTAACTGGTGATGAATAGTGCAGGTTGGGTATAAAGAGTGTTTTTTAATTTTCCCGCCGCTGCTGTTTCATCTCCATCGGAAAACATTACGGATAGGATATCCTTCTGAGCAGTACCTTTAAGCAGAGTGATACATTCGTCAACAGCATCCCGGTAGGCAGCTTCTTCCTGGTATAGATTGCGGCCCATGTTCACAAACTGGGCACCCTGCCCGGGGAACATAAAGGCCACTTCCGTAGCCTTTGTGCTAAGTTTTTTATAATCGGTTTTGGGCGGGGTTACCGCCAATTTGCTAAGCAGTTCTTCTCTATTTTCTGCTATCGCGATGTATCGGTTAGCAAAGCCTGTGCGGGCAGTTTGTAGGGTGTAGGCCAGATCTGCCAGTGATACCGAGTTGTTTGCTTTGATCCATGCCGCTAATTTTTCACGGTACAATTCTGCGCTTTCTGCAGTTTTTGCCGACCATTGAACGAGATATGGCCCTTTACGGTCTCCGAATATTTTGGCTTCCTGCGGGTATTCTTCTACTATTACGTGCACATTTGTGCCGCCTACGCCAAATGAACTTACACCAGCAATACGTTTTTTATCGGTGTCCCAGTTGGTGAGTGTGGTATTTACAAAAAATGGACTGTTCTCAAAATCGATATTCGGATTTGGACTGGTATGGTACAGCGATGCCGGGATTTGCTTATGGTAAAGCGCCAGCGTAGCTTTTATAAAACCCGCAACGCCTGCAGCGGCTACCAGGTGGCCCATATTGCTTTTTAACGAACCGATAGCGCAGTACTGGTTTCTACCCTGCGGACCAAAAGCCATGCGTAGGCCTTCAATTTCTATCGGATCGCCCAAAACAGTGGCCGTGCCGTGTGCTTCTATATAAGTAATATCTGCCGGGGATACTCCGGCATTTTGAATAGCCATGGCTATAGCGCCTGCCTGGCCGGTAGCATTTGGTGCAGTAAAGCTGCCCTTGCTGCCGCCATCATTATTCAAACCCACGCCTTTAATTACGCCATAAATGGTGTCGCCATCCGCTTCTGCTTCTTCCAAGCTTTTTAACAGAACCACCCCTGCTCCATCGCTGAATATGGTGCCATCGGCTTCAGCATCAAACGACCTGCAATGCCCGTCGGCACTTAGCATAGTGCCTTCCTGGTAAAGGTGACCGCTGTTGATAGGCGAACTGATAGACACGCCGCCGGCCAGTGCAGCATTGCACTGCCCGTTGCGGATGCTATCCACCGCCTGCGCGATGGCTAAAAGCGATGTTGAGCAGGCGGAGTGTACGCTCACGGCCGGGCCTTTCAAATCCAGTTCATAAGCCACACGGGTGGCAATGTAATCCTTCTCATTTAAAGTGCTTACCAAAAAACCACCAACCTTATCAATCAACTGGCGGTTCGGTATTACATTGTTGATGTAATAGGTATTATTTCCACAGCCGGCGAAAAGGCCAACCGTGCCAGAATATTGCGATGGCAAGTGCCCTGTAGTTTCCAGGGCCTCCCAAACCAACTCTAAAAATATGCGCTGCTGCGGATCCATTAATTCGGCTACGCGCGGGCTTAAGCCAAAAAACGCCGCATCAAATTCATCCGCAGCGTCTACAACGCCACGGGCCTTTACATAGTTTGGCGCGTAGCGCACCGCAGGCGGAATAGAGTGATCGAGTTCCTCATCTGTAAAAAACCTGATGGTCTCGCGGCCCTCTTTCAGCAACTGCCAAAACTCTTCTATAGTATTGGCACCCGGGAAACGCCCTGCCATACCGATCACGGCAATATCACCGTTCCCGGTTTTTACCTTTAATTTTGGCAATTGGGCCTCGGTAGATTTTCCGGCAGATCCATCTAAATGTGCGGAAATCCCCGCTATCGTTGGGAACTGATAAAGCTTGGTTATCGGTAAATCAATACTAAACTGCTTTTTTAAAGCAGCAACGGTTTTTAGACCAAGTAAGGAGTTACCACCCAGCTCAAAAAAATTATCATCTATACCTATCTTCTCCAATTGCAGCAGTTCCATCCATATACCGGTGAGGTATTTCTGGGTAGTGGTTGCTGCAGGTTTGTATAAAGTTGCCAGCTCGGGTCGTTTCAGATCGGGTTTCGGCAGATTGTTCCGGTCTACTTTACCGCTGCTGGTTTTGGGCAGTTCTGTCATCCATACAAAGGCAGATGGCATCATAAACTCGGGCAACTTTTCTTCAATACTATCCCTAACCCTGGCAGTGGTGATTTTACCATGTGCAGCAACCAGATAGGCAACCAATCGCTTGTCGCCGGGGTTATCTTCCCGGGCAATCACTACAGATTGCTGGATACCGTCCAACTGGTTCAGCAACACTTCTATCTCCCCTATCTCTACCCGGTTGCCGCGAATTTTGACCTGGGTATCTTTGCGTCCCTGGTAGGCTGTATTGCCATCAGACAGGAAACGGCAAAGATCACCACTGCGATAAATGCGGATTGTTTTGCCATTGTGTTCCCAATTAACAAATTTCTCAGCGGTAAGTTCCGGCCGGTTCAAATAACCAAAGGCCAGGTTGATGCCGCTGATACATAATTCACCTACCTCACCGTCTGGCACCAAATGAAGGTTTTCGTCAAGAATAAAATTCTCGGTATTATCTATTGCCTTACCAATACTGGGCAGCAGCGGCCATGTTTCAGGTGGGCCTTCCAGGCGTAGCGTAGTGCTATCTACACTTGCCTCAGTTGGGCCGTACATGTTATAAAAAACACAGTTGGGCAGCGCCTGAAAAAACCGCATGATTTGCGGCGTTATCTTCAACTGCTCGCCCGCCGTGATCACTTCTTGTAGGAAAGGAGGATAAAACTGCTCAGCATCCGCTATCTCAGTAATGTATTGCAGGGCTACAAATGGCACATCGATCCGGTTTACCTTTTCAGCATCAATAAATCTGATCAGTTTTACAGGGTCGATGCGGATTTCGTCTTCTATCAGCACCAGCGTACCACCAAGGCAAAGTGTTTCGAAAATTTCCATCACCGATGCATCGAACACCAACGGGGAAAACTGAAGAATTTTAACGCCCGGCTTAGCTAAAGGCGAAATGCGGCTGTAGTAAGATACCAGATTGGCTACCCCTTCATGACCTACGCACACCCCTTTTGGTTTACCGGTAGAGCCGGAAGTATAAATGATATACGCAACCTTGGTACGGATATTTTCGGTTTGAGCAACCGGGATTGCATGTTTCTCATCTGACGCGATCACCGAAAGCGGCAGATATTTAAATAATGGCGTTTGAGCGGAAACGGCTAAAATCGTATCGATGCCAGAATCCTCGATGATCTGCTCCAGGCGTTCGGCGGGGTAACCCGGGTCAAGCGGCAAATATGCTTTACCTGCCTTTAAAATAGCCAGGATACTGGTTATGGTCTCAATAGATCGGTGTGAACTTACCCCAATTACCAGCGATGCGGGCGCCTGGCTTATGATAGCTTTCGAAAGGGCATCGGCCGCGGCATTTAAAGCAGCATAAGAAACTTGTCTTCCGAGGAACTGAACAGCAATTACATCAGGTGTTACCTGTGCCTGCTTTTCAAATAAGCGATGTAGAAACACATCGTCTGCTAATTCCCGGGTGTAAATATGATCAGTAAGTATGTTCATTAGGCTGGTTAGGAAGGCTGCCCGAAAGCAGTCTTTTTTTATCAATACCGGTAATTTATTTTTAAAAACGGGTTTAAGTTAAAAAAATTTACGGTTGCCCTGATCATATGAAATCTGTTTTTTTTATTTATTTTTCATTATTGGTGATTATTATCGTCGTATTAAGCTATACTCAATATGGTTTAATCGACATGTAAAAATACAGGTAACTTATGAGAGAGTTAACCAAAAATTAAATAGCAAAGGAGCGATTTGTTTGTAGAAATAGTTTAGAAGAGTTTCAACCAGAGTTGGCAATTGCACATTAATAGGCCATACTTCTGGCTTACTAACGGCTTTATAGCATTATTTTAGGCTACCGGGGTGGTTATAAATTTGGTTCAGGGCTCATTGGTATAGACTTTACCGGCCTGCAGAGGTAGTAAGAACAAGAGTAAGTATTTTGGTTTATTATTTTCGGCTATGGGAAAGTAATATCATTAGGTTGTGAAGCAACTATTTCCGGGCGGTTCTTATGCATTTCAAACACGCCGGTAACGCAAAGTCGCTTGCCCTTTAAATTAACCCAATCCAGCACAAGCTTGTTCCCTTTTACCGCGATGGTGTATTTTTGATTTGGATAGTTGCCTCCCATATTAATAAGCGTTAAGGTATCGCTAAAAATTTTTATGGAGGCAACAGTATCGCAGAGTGTTTTTGTCTTGCCTAGGTTATTTTTAAATTCTACGGCATTAAATGTTTGGGCATTCACTTTAAAAGCAAAGGCACACACAAGCAGCAAAATAAATAGTGATTTTTTCATGGCAATATAGGTCACATCTTTAAGTAAAGGACGTTAAGGTTAGATTGAACAAATATGTATTTTAATTGATTAAGCCTATTTAATCACTGTAATTTTCGGTATATTTTTTAAAATTGGTAAGGATTGCCTGCCAACCTTGTTGCTGCATTTCCGCAGAGTGCGTATTTTCCGGATCAAAGGTCTCTTCAATTTTGGTGGCGCCGTCGCTTTCGGTAAAAATAATTTCGACCTGTCGCCCATCAGCCAGTTCGTAGGCAATCTTTTTATGTTCTTCTACCGCAGTATAGGTTCCTCCAAATTCAAAACTCGCACTTCCGTCTTTCGCAGCCATTGATGATAAAAAACTACCACCTACACGTAAATCGTTTTCGGTTTTTGGGGTATGCCAGTCATCAGATGCGTTGTTCCAATGTACAATATGTTCAGGCTTAGTCCAAAGCTCCCAAACTTTGCCGAGCGGAGCGTTAATATCTGTGTTTACCGTGATTTTTTCTTTAGTTTCTGACATGACAATAATATTTAGTTTTCAGTACAGCAATAAAAGAAATTATTTAATCATTTGTTTTGGATGTGAACTTAGTTAAAATTAAAATTCTCAATTGCGTTAATGTTCGTAAACCAGTCAGCAAGTTTTTAAGGTTTACTAACTGGAAAATTAAAGGAATTCTAATCTACCTCTTTACAGCGCTGCTTATATTTGCCGCGGTAACTACGTAGCATTCTCCCCTCTGCCAACTATTAAAATGAACACTTTTTAAAGCATTGTTAACCAGCGGAGGTGATGAAGATTGCACTGGTTAAAGAAGGTCATTCTTTAATTCTGATGCCTTTAGCTGCAAACATTCCCATCAGGCTGCCCTTTACATGCTGGTCATCCACAGGATCCAACTTTAGGTTGACATCATAGTTTTGAATATTGAATTCAGAGGTAATAGACTTATCTTTTTCCTCTATTTTAGAGATAACCGATAATTCTTTGCCGGTAGAATCCTGAACACTTCCAACAAGTTTCCCTTCCTTACGCGAAAAAACAAAGTTCATTTTGGCATCACCTTGTGGTGTTCCCATTACCGTTATAGTCCATTTTCCAACATAGTAGTCATTGTTAGTTTGCGCGCTAACGTCCAAACCCAGGAACACACCTAAGGCGACTGTTAATATTAAGGAAATCTTCTTCATGTTATTCTGGTTTTAATTTAAGGTGATATAATTCATTCTGTACATTCAACGCAATAAAGATATTCCAGCGTAGCGGCATTTCCAAATCCTAATAGGTACATTTTACCTATTGAATCAAAATTTGTTAATTTTGTTCATACTCAATTAAATGGAAGAAAACGGGAAAGACTCATTTATCGCGGAAGAAAAAGAATATCTTCGAAATGTAGTAGTTGATAACGTGATTTTTGGCTACCATGATAAAGAATTGAAGGTGCTCCTTCAAAGACCGTTTGCAACTGGTAAGTGGACCATCACTGGTGGATATATTAAAAAGACAGAAACCATAGACCAGGCCGCTGCCAGAGTTGCCTTATCGAGAACGGGGCTAAAAGATCTGTACCTGCAACAATTCAAATCTTTTGGAGACCCTGAAAAAAGGCGTGACGCAGATTTTAACCCAAAGCAGCTGAGCCAATTATTTGGCGTAGCATTAGCAGATGATTACTGGATCTTTGATTATTTCGTTTCCATCGGCTTTTACACCCTTACCGAATTTGCCGAGGTGACCGTTCTGAAGGGCGAGTATGAATCAGAATGTGAATGGTGGCTGGTGAAAGATTTGCCGTTAATGATGTTTGATCATCAGTTCTTGATAGATGAAGCCCTGCGGGCGTTGCGCATTCACATTGCCCACTACCCCATCGGTTATGAATTATTACCGGGAAAGTTTACACTACCCGAAATCCAAAGCCTTTACGAAACCATTTTGGGTAAAACATTGGATAACCGCAACTTCGCAAAAAAAATGATGGTTGCGGGAATCCTGGTGAAATTAAATGAAACCAAACCTATAGGCGCACACAGATCACCTTTTCTTTATAGTTTCGACAAGGACAAGTACAATGAAGCCTTGAAAGACGGTTTGATGGGCGGATTTTAGGCTTCAGTTTTTCTAATGCAACCCTTGTTCAGGTTAGCATATAAATAAATTAACAAATTAAGGCTGCTTGCTAAACTAAACAAGCTAAAAGAAGTTAAGCTATTTGTATTTAAAACATTTTTAATATGGCGTCGGGTTTTTTTGCGATTTTAGATGATATAGGTGCGTTGATGGACGATGTTGCACTTACCGCCAAAGTAGCTACGCGTAAAACTGCTGGCATACTGGGTGATGATTTAGCTGTAAACGCAGAAAAAGCGACCGGGTACGTTGCCTCAAGAGAGATCCCGGTACTGTGGTCAATCACAAAAGGATCATTGCTTAATAAAATAATTATCGTCCCCATTGCGCTGCTCCTAAACGCGTTTTTTCCGGTAGCTATAAAATTCATTTTGGTGTTAGGTGGTTTTTACCTGGCCTATGAAGGCGTTGAAAAAATTGTTGAATATTTTTTCCCGCATCCTAAAGGAGCAACAGAAGAAAAGAATGCTGCAGACGAAAAGACCAAGGTTAAATCGGCCATAACAACAGATTTTATCTTATCGGTGGAAATAGTGATCATAGCACTGGGAACTGTTTTAGACAAGAGTTTACCGATACAGATCATAACCGTTTCCGTTGTTGCTATTTTAGCAACCGTTGGTGTTTATGGAATCGTAGCGCTTATTGTGAGAATGGACGATGCTGGTTATAAGCTTATGGAAAAATTCAACAATAATGGCTTCATATCTACCCTGGGTAAATGGTTGGTTAAACTACTGCCAGTTATTATTAAGATACTCGGAGTTGTTGGCACAATTGCTTTAATCCTGGTTTCAGGTGGTATTTTTGTCCACAATATCGCTTATCTTCATGATCTGTTGCCTAAATTCCCTTCAATCGTAAAAGAATTTAGCCTTGGATTGCTAGCCGGATTAATTGCTGTAGCAATCGTGACTGGTGGAAAAAAGGTAATTTCTCTTCTCAAATAAGGTTGATTTAAGAGCTTGAATTCATTAGCAATTAAAATTCATCCGAAATATTGCAAATACGATAATAATAAATTATTGATTTCTCCCATTTCCTTGTTTCCTGCTCCTGCCGGTAGGGCTTCTATTAATGTTAGCGGCCAGTTTGCCAATATCGGGTCAATTGTCTAATCATCTATTTCGATATATTCACAATTTAGGGTCATTAACGGCTAGAATTTTATAATCAAAGGATTACAAAGTAATTTTGACTTTATTTATCAGCTTAGGTATTAACAAATTAGTTGAATTACCTGGTAAAGTGCAAAATACAAAATGATGATTTTTTTTAAGATTTTAGTGAGGTTTCGTGGAGAAAAGTTATTTACAATAGCGTTTTTAATGATGCTATTGTACGATACCAGGGCGCATTCACAAATCATCAATATAAACTTTCAACCTAGCGGCACATCTACTCCAAGTGGTTACAAGGCAGATGTAGGATTGCCATATGATGCCACACGCAAATATGGCTGGATTAATCCCTCGAGCAAACAAGCCGTTAGTTTGCAGGCTAACATGCGGCTGCGCAGTGGCACAGGAGACGTAAAGCAATTGTCGTTAGTGCAGATGCAGGCAACAACAAATTCGCAAGTACCAGGTACCTGGGAATACGCCGTTGCAAACGGGCGGTACAGGGTACTTGTAAGTGCCGGCGATAGCGGCTTCTACGACAGTAATAACCAGATCAACGTGGAAGGGCTGCCAACAATAGCCGACTTTACTCCCACGGCACAAACCAAATACCGCACGTCCACAGCCATTGTGCAGGTTAACGACGGTAAACTGACCATTGATGCCACAGGAGGTGTTAACACTAAAATGAATTATCTAAGTTTTTCGCCGGAAACAACCGTCACGGATACTGAAAGCCCCAACGTAAGCGCCCGGTTTGCAGGGTCTCAAAGCTCAACCAATGTTTACAGCAACCAGGTAAAAGTTTACGTAACCGCGAAGGATAACGGTACGGCGGGTTTGGCATCATTGCAATACTCCATCAATGGCGGTTCTTACATCAATTATAAATCGGCTTTTACAATAAATATAGCAGGCACCTATACCCTCAAATTGAAAGCTACTGATGGAAATAATAATTCGAAAATTGTATCTTACAATTTTAAATTGACTGCACCAAAAGTACCCGGCGCCTATATGTCTTTAAAGAATATGGATCTTATACCGGCTAATGATGTGCTGGTATTTTCACTAATTCAAACCCCCTGGCGCCGTACCAGCCCAACCACCACGCCCTATAATGCTAATCATGACAAAGTAAAGCTTCGGGTATATAATAAAGGTACGGGCAAGCTCAACATTACCAATTTAAAGTTATCCAATACCATTTCATGGAAAATTGCATCCGTAAATAGTGACACCACTGTAAGG
It encodes the following:
- a CDS encoding type I polyketide synthase; its protein translation is MNILTDHIYTRELADDVFLHRLFEKQAQVTPDVIAVQFLGRQVSYAALNAAADALSKAIISQAPASLVIGVSSHRSIETITSILAILKAGKAYLPLDPGYPAERLEQIIEDSGIDTILAVSAQTPLFKYLPLSVIASDEKHAIPVAQTENIRTKVAYIIYTSGSTGKPKGVCVGHEGVANLVSYYSRISPLAKPGVKILQFSPLVFDASVMEIFETLCLGGTLVLIEDEIRIDPVKLIRFIDAEKVNRIDVPFVALQYITEIADAEQFYPPFLQEVITAGEQLKITPQIMRFFQALPNCVFYNMYGPTEASVDSTTLRLEGPPETWPLLPSIGKAIDNTENFILDENLHLVPDGEVGELCISGINLAFGYLNRPELTAEKFVNWEHNGKTIRIYRSGDLCRFLSDGNTAYQGRKDTQVKIRGNRVEIGEIEVLLNQLDGIQQSVVIAREDNPGDKRLVAYLVAAHGKITTARVRDSIEEKLPEFMMPSAFVWMTELPKTSSGKVDRNNLPKPDLKRPELATLYKPAATTTQKYLTGIWMELLQLEKIGIDDNFFELGGNSLLGLKTVAALKKQFSIDLPITKLYQFPTIAGISAHLDGSAGKSTEAQLPKLKVKTGNGDIAVIGMAGRFPGANTIEEFWQLLKEGRETIRFFTDEELDHSIPPAVRYAPNYVKARGVVDAADEFDAAFFGLSPRVAELMDPQQRIFLELVWEALETTGHLPSQYSGTVGLFAGCGNNTYYINNVIPNRQLIDKVGGFLVSTLNEKDYIATRVAYELDLKGPAVSVHSACSTSLLAIAQAVDSIRNGQCNAALAGGVSISSPINSGHLYQEGTMLSADGHCRSFDAEADGTIFSDGAGVVLLKSLEEAEADGDTIYGVIKGVGLNNDGGSKGSFTAPNATGQAGAIAMAIQNAGVSPADITYIEAHGTATVLGDPIEIEGLRMAFGPQGRNQYCAIGSLKSNMGHLVAAAGVAGFIKATLALYHKQIPASLYHTSPNPNIDFENSPFFVNTTLTNWDTDKKRIAGVSSFGVGGTNVHVIVEEYPQEAKIFGDRKGPYLVQWSAKTAESAELYREKLAAWIKANNSVSLADLAYTLQTARTGFANRYIAIAENREELLSKLAVTPPKTDYKKLSTKATEVAFMFPGQGAQFVNMGRNLYQEEAAYRDAVDECITLLKGTAQKDILSVMFSDGDETAAAGKLKNTLYTQPALFITSYAMAKLWMSWGIVPAILTGHSIGEFVAAHFAGIFSLADAVKLVATRAKLVSEAEGGDMLSVRMPEAAVKAMLPEGLSIAVLNTKNATVVAGPTAEVAKFAEVLKGQNVATRLLETSHAFHSAMMDSIVAPFEAVVKTVKLNPPVKAIISTITGKWLSEAEALDPSYWATHVRRTVRFADVANLLAEDETRVMLEAGPGNVLSTLVKQQASPKHITTIPGIDSAVGNLPHRSALHALGVLWMNGIDPDWSAFYSGQTRVRLNLPTYAFNRKRLWVEPITPLSHLAPPFEAPTEQLIAYRTETPQNMPVRKDLLISKLKEIFEDTSGIDVDSSDASFIEIGFDSLLLTQVATNLKKEFNVPVTFRKLFEEYNSLELLATHLDSVLPADKFQPAAQAAAVPKPAAQPVYQQPTHQQPVFHAMPQADGSTQALHMIAQQLQLLASQVATLQGGTVGYAPPQARTATVVLPPPPMHPINEPHPSVAPPGMELEPQPETTAEELAELKKPFGATARIERQVEGISTKQQAFIDKLTRDYNQKTKKSKEQTQQHRPYMADPRVVSGFRPLTKELVYPIVVNHSKGSRVWDVDGNEYIDALNGFGSNMLGYQPEVLKRAIYEQIEKGYEIGPQHELAGDVCKLLCEFTQFERAALCNTGSEAVLGAMRVARTVTGRSLIVAFSGSYHGIMDEVIVRSTKKLKTVPAASGILSENVQMMLILDYGTDETLQIIKDRADEIAAVLVEPVQSRRPEFKPVEFLKKLRVITADEKIALVFDEVISGFRMHPGGAQAIFGVKADMGTYGKVIGGGMPVGAICGTKEYMDALDGGFWQYGDLSVPEVGVTYFAGTFVRHPLALAAAKASLQHMKDRGPALQQKITAMTKIFTDGMEAKCRKEDLPVTVVGFGSLWRLKFLEEIPYSELFFTLMRLKGIHILDGFPCFITDAHTEDDIKIMIAAFESSMDEMIAADFFSSQQATQPVNTAVSPTVEPTPANANTPPVPGARLGRDKDGKPGWFIADENKPGKYLQVK
- a CDS encoding polyketide cyclase, whose translation is MSETKEKITVNTDINAPLGKVWELWTKPEHIVHWNNASDDWHTPKTENDLRVGGSFLSSMAAKDGSASFEFGGTYTAVEEHKKIAYELADGRQVEIIFTESDGATKIEETFDPENTHSAEMQQQGWQAILTNFKKYTENYSD